One genomic window of Pigmentiphaga litoralis includes the following:
- a CDS encoding TolC family protein, translating into MNALKLSVLAAVSVALAGCSSMNPTPFTESQVKDRVAADRAGMYADQEPILEPITFEEAAARALKYNLDYRLKLMETALAQGLQDVSRWDMMPRLLVGAGYASRSNDSGGRSIGIVSREETLSPSTSQERNHTQANVELSWNMLDFGVSYYRTKQKADQYLMAKERERKVIQNVLQDTRNAYWRALGAQKLIARVDDLMTRVEAALKRSRQAEQQGLLPQPTALAYQRALLDAVSLLSVRRQELELSRAELAALMTLPPGTTYTLADMAEPTLPPVPTNVSALEEMALQRRPELMEEWYRKRVTANDIKAAMILAMPGIQFDFLNAQYDSNRFLYNNSWIDSGISVSWNLFRLASLPALQRAHEAQNKTDDYRRMALGMAILTQVRIGVQRYALAANDLRLARESARVDARLLNYAKAAATTRVDSELEVIRAEARDLLTTYQQFASYSNAQSAWGRLYNSIGLDVLPEQIAGLDVTTLAQSIARTTAEWEQTTFQSSQPVGGAMQPLPVSIDEAPAGMDRAALAQVGTDALIRHEVLARSTGTPQTLRLTVTVQGGQVGTRTATVSMRLTDAEGAAPRVFTYAAVVGEVTQRALGGVVDAAMAANAPKLVAALEAAPVAVSVAPAPAPAPADAMSMAPQHPLTASVQPLRISGDVK; encoded by the coding sequence ATGAATGCACTGAAACTCAGCGTCCTTGCGGCGGTATCCGTTGCGCTGGCTGGCTGCTCGTCGATGAACCCGACGCCCTTCACCGAGTCGCAGGTCAAGGACCGCGTCGCGGCCGACCGGGCCGGCATGTACGCCGACCAGGAGCCTATCCTCGAGCCCATCACGTTCGAGGAAGCCGCCGCGCGCGCGCTGAAGTACAACCTCGACTACCGCCTGAAGCTGATGGAAACGGCGCTGGCGCAAGGCCTGCAGGACGTGTCGCGCTGGGACATGATGCCGCGCCTGCTGGTCGGGGCCGGGTACGCGTCGCGCAGCAACGATTCGGGCGGCCGGTCGATCGGCATCGTGAGCCGCGAAGAGACGCTGTCGCCGTCGACATCGCAGGAACGCAACCACACGCAAGCCAATGTGGAGCTGTCCTGGAACATGCTGGACTTTGGCGTCTCGTACTACCGCACCAAGCAGAAGGCGGACCAGTACCTGATGGCCAAGGAGCGCGAGCGCAAGGTCATCCAGAACGTACTGCAGGACACCCGCAACGCCTACTGGCGCGCGCTGGGTGCGCAGAAGCTGATCGCGCGTGTCGATGACCTGATGACCCGCGTCGAAGCCGCGCTCAAGCGTTCGCGCCAGGCCGAACAGCAGGGCCTGCTGCCGCAACCGACCGCGCTGGCGTACCAACGCGCGCTGCTCGATGCCGTCAGCCTGCTGTCGGTCCGCCGGCAGGAACTGGAGCTGTCGCGCGCGGAACTGGCGGCGTTGATGACACTGCCGCCGGGCACGACCTACACCCTGGCCGACATGGCCGAGCCGACCTTGCCACCCGTGCCGACGAACGTCAGTGCACTGGAAGAAATGGCCTTGCAGCGTCGTCCGGAACTGATGGAAGAGTGGTATCGCAAGCGCGTCACGGCCAACGACATCAAAGCCGCGATGATCCTGGCCATGCCCGGCATCCAGTTCGATTTCCTGAACGCCCAATACGACTCGAACCGTTTCCTGTACAACAATTCGTGGATCGATTCGGGCATCAGCGTGTCGTGGAACCTGTTCCGCCTGGCCTCGCTGCCAGCCTTGCAGCGCGCCCATGAAGCGCAGAACAAGACCGACGACTACCGCCGCATGGCGCTGGGCATGGCGATCCTGACGCAGGTCCGGATCGGTGTGCAGCGTTACGCGCTGGCCGCCAATGACCTGCGCCTGGCGCGCGAGTCGGCGCGTGTCGATGCACGTCTGCTCAACTATGCGAAGGCTGCCGCGACCACCCGCGTGGACTCGGAACTGGAAGTGATCCGTGCGGAAGCACGCGACCTGCTGACCACGTATCAACAGTTCGCAAGCTATTCGAACGCGCAGTCGGCCTGGGGCCGCCTGTACAACTCGATCGGCCTGGATGTGTTGCCCGAGCAGATTGCCGGCCTTGATGTGACCACGCTGGCGCAGTCGATTGCACGCACCACGGCCGAGTGGGAACAGACCACGTTCCAGTCGTCGCAGCCGGTCGGCGGCGCGATGCAGCCCCTGCCCGTGTCGATCGACGAGGCGCCCGCAGGCATGGACCGCGCCGCCTTGGCGCAGGTGGGAACGGACGCGTTGATCCGCCACGAAGTGCTGGCGCGCAGCACCGGCACGCCCCAAACACTGCGCCTGACCGTCACGGTGCAGGGCGGTCAGGTGGGGACCCGGACCGCGACGGTATCGATGCGCCTGACGGATGCCGAAGGCGCGGCGCCCCGCGTGTTCACCTACGCCGCGGTGGTTGGCGAAGTCACGCAGCGCGCGCTGGGCGGTGTGGTCGATGCCGCCATGGCCGCGAATGCGCCGAAGCTGGTGGCCGCGCTGGAAGCGGCGCCGGTCGCCGTGTCGGTGGCCCCCGCCCCCGCCCCCGCCCCCGCCGACGCCATGTCAATGGCGCCGCAGCACCCGTTGACGGCCAGCGTTCAGCCCCTGCGTATTTCCGGAGACGTGAAATGA
- a CDS encoding efflux RND transporter periplasmic adaptor subunit, which translates to MNGLRYSALVLACGLMTATASAQTPAPEAMDPNIVRVMISPDKETTLAAPMNGRIKTLGLTLGSTFPQGRTLATFDCSENDARAKIAAAELKAARETYEAKVRLQGLQAAGDVEVNLAAAAVDRTVGQVELAQVQNAQCAVVAPFAGRVAKIFVRQYQGVNIGTPMAEIISNGPLKIRLNAPSRWLKTLKVGTPFDVAVDETGVTYAAKVSALGARVDVSAQTIEIEGQFTAVHPGLLAGMSGTARFAGLK; encoded by the coding sequence ATGAATGGCCTTCGTTATTCTGCGCTCGTGCTGGCCTGCGGCCTGATGACCGCAACCGCATCGGCCCAGACGCCGGCGCCCGAAGCCATGGACCCGAACATCGTGCGGGTCATGATCTCGCCTGACAAGGAAACGACCCTGGCCGCGCCCATGAACGGGCGCATCAAGACCCTGGGGCTGACGCTGGGCAGCACCTTTCCCCAAGGCCGCACGCTGGCCACGTTCGACTGCAGCGAGAACGACGCGCGCGCCAAGATCGCCGCGGCGGAATTGAAGGCCGCGCGCGAAACCTACGAAGCCAAGGTGCGTCTGCAGGGCCTGCAGGCCGCCGGGGACGTCGAGGTCAACCTGGCCGCTGCCGCCGTGGATCGCACGGTCGGTCAGGTCGAACTGGCGCAGGTCCAGAACGCGCAGTGCGCGGTCGTCGCGCCGTTCGCGGGCCGGGTCGCCAAGATTTTCGTGCGCCAGTATCAGGGCGTAAACATCGGCACGCCCATGGCCGAAATCATCAGCAACGGCCCGCTCAAAATTCGGCTGAATGCCCCGTCGCGCTGGCTCAAGACCCTCAAGGTCGGCACGCCGTTCGACGTCGCGGTCGACGAGACCGGGGTCACCTATGCCGCCAAGGTGTCGGCGCTGGGCGCGCGCGTGGATGTGTCCGCGCAGACCATCGAGATCGAAGGCCAGTTCACGGCCGTCCACCCCGGCCTGCTCGCGGGCATGAGCGGCACGGCGCGATTCGCAGGACTTAAATGA
- a CDS encoding efflux RND transporter periplasmic adaptor subunit produces MTAVSALWQAEDSCRKARTVDALSFTIVNETWQVLPYRQASFWRFGATGADLVAVSGLAALSEDSPFTVWTRRLVRAIAKDLPDTVQVVDLEAMPAPMSDPAASADTPALPALTPALIDGWEEWWPAHLVVVPLVKDGERLGVCLFVFENAPNETELAIFDRLQACWSYCAWALTRVRKSPIGVRVPRGPKVWLAAALLIALMCVPVRQSALAPGELVALKAIAVAAPLDGVIKSFEVQANQRVKAGALLFSLDDTTLRNRREVTARALEVAAAELLSAQQRAFDDGKARSEVTALQGKIAERRAELHAVEEQLKRIDVVAPRDGIAVFGDTNDWQGRPVVTGERVMQIADPQDTGVLVYLPAADAISLDEGAPIRLFLHVAPLSPVDATLTETSYQAVLSPDNVASYRLRGAIGDAGKDVARIGLKGTAKIYGHRVPVVYYLLRRPLAALRQWTGL; encoded by the coding sequence ATGACCGCTGTTTCTGCGTTGTGGCAGGCGGAAGACAGCTGCCGCAAGGCCCGCACCGTCGATGCCTTGAGCTTCACCATCGTCAATGAGACGTGGCAGGTGCTGCCTTACCGCCAGGCCTCGTTCTGGCGCTTTGGCGCCACCGGCGCCGACCTGGTCGCCGTGTCGGGCCTGGCGGCGTTGTCGGAAGACAGCCCGTTCACGGTCTGGACGCGGCGCCTGGTGCGCGCGATCGCCAAGGACTTGCCGGATACCGTCCAGGTCGTCGATCTGGAGGCGATGCCAGCCCCGATGTCAGACCCCGCGGCGTCGGCCGACACGCCCGCCTTGCCTGCGCTCACCCCCGCCCTGATCGATGGCTGGGAAGAATGGTGGCCGGCGCATCTGGTGGTCGTGCCGCTGGTGAAAGATGGCGAACGCCTGGGCGTCTGCCTCTTCGTGTTCGAGAACGCGCCGAACGAGACCGAGCTGGCGATCTTTGACCGGCTGCAGGCGTGCTGGTCGTATTGCGCCTGGGCGCTGACCCGGGTCCGCAAATCGCCCATCGGGGTCAGGGTGCCACGCGGACCCAAAGTCTGGCTGGCGGCTGCGCTGCTGATCGCGTTGATGTGCGTGCCGGTCCGTCAGAGCGCCCTGGCGCCCGGTGAACTGGTCGCTTTGAAAGCGATCGCAGTAGCCGCACCTCTGGACGGTGTCATCAAGTCCTTCGAGGTCCAGGCCAACCAGCGCGTCAAGGCCGGCGCCTTGCTGTTCTCCCTCGACGACACCACGCTGCGCAACCGCCGCGAAGTCACGGCCCGCGCGCTGGAAGTCGCCGCCGCGGAACTGCTGTCCGCGCAGCAACGCGCGTTCGACGATGGCAAGGCGCGCAGCGAGGTCACGGCGCTGCAGGGCAAGATCGCCGAACGGCGCGCCGAGCTGCATGCCGTCGAAGAACAACTGAAGCGCATCGATGTGGTCGCGCCGCGCGATGGCATTGCCGTATTCGGTGACACCAACGATTGGCAGGGCAGGCCGGTGGTCACGGGCGAACGGGTCATGCAGATCGCCGACCCGCAAGATACCGGGGTGCTGGTCTACCTGCCCGCCGCCGATGCCATCTCGCTCGATGAAGGCGCGCCGATCCGGCTGTTCCTGCATGTGGCGCCGCTATCACCGGTCGACGCCACCCTGACCGAGACCAGCTACCAGGCCGTGCTGTCGCCCGACAACGTCGCGTCGTACCGGCTGCGCGGCGCGATCGGCGATGCCGGCAAGGACGTGGCCCGCATCGGCCTGAAGGGCACGGCCAAGATCTACGGCCATCGAGTGCCGGTCGTCTACTACCTGCTGCGCCGTCCGCTGGCCGCGCTGCGGCAATGGACCGGGCTGTGA
- a CDS encoding HlyD family efflux transporter periplasmic adaptor subunit: MTPAEPLPDLRQDLSLLPASDNRDGSPAWMIQDAVANRFYRIGWLEFEMLSRWQPDGDAVLSAVHQETLLRPGKDALDALLAFLRQNYLVRTETARAAEHLASVSATRRQFGLKWLLHHYLYIRIPLVRPDRLLANALPYVSFVYTRTFLFTLLTLGLLGLILASQQWDSFLASVQDSFTPAGVLAYMAALAFAKVLHELGHAFTATRYGVRVAHMGVSLVVMFPMLYTDTSESWKLTNHRQRLAIVSAGMMAEMGLALLATLGWSITEDGVIRSALFFLATTSWILTLGVNASPFMRFDGYFVLSDLLDLPNLHARSSAFGRTFVRRRLLGWDEPAPEVLSPRLQMALTAFALTVWVVRAVVFLGIAVAVYLYFFKALGIFLFLVEICWFIVMPIWSEMKVWARRRSEIRVSRKLIALSVLMIGILFLALPLPHGVRAPGWTHAEKTLAVYAPFPARVSQVRAPGPVAAGDVLLTLESPDTTARGERSDAATATLWAQLRRADATEADAAQRGLLSSRLRQEMAERVSATEEMRRLELIAPFAGTLADLDPLVQSGAWVNPTQALGTLVDAHTWVADAFVSQDALRHLALNDTASVYVGSTFEPLRATVIGIDTTRTLALPDDMLDAAHGGPIRVSTNNKREVQHALYRVRLRLAEPLPHPRTALVDVVIHGQPYAIAADWLRTLGSAIIRESGF; encoded by the coding sequence GTGACTCCTGCTGAACCGCTGCCGGACCTGCGGCAGGATCTGTCTCTGCTGCCGGCCAGCGACAACCGCGACGGCTCGCCGGCCTGGATGATCCAGGACGCGGTCGCCAACCGCTTCTACCGCATTGGCTGGCTTGAATTCGAAATGCTGTCGCGCTGGCAACCCGATGGCGACGCGGTGCTGTCCGCCGTGCATCAGGAAACCTTGCTGCGGCCCGGCAAGGACGCGCTCGACGCCTTGCTCGCCTTTCTGCGCCAGAACTACCTGGTCCGCACCGAGACGGCCCGCGCGGCCGAACACCTGGCGTCCGTATCGGCCACCCGCCGGCAATTTGGCTTGAAGTGGCTGCTGCATCACTACCTGTATATCCGTATCCCGCTGGTGCGCCCCGATCGGCTGCTGGCCAACGCGCTGCCCTACGTGTCCTTTGTCTACACGCGCACGTTCCTGTTCACGCTTCTGACCCTGGGCCTGCTCGGCCTGATCCTGGCGTCGCAGCAGTGGGACAGCTTCCTGGCCAGCGTGCAGGACAGCTTCACGCCCGCGGGCGTGCTGGCCTACATGGCGGCCCTGGCCTTTGCCAAAGTGCTGCACGAACTTGGCCACGCCTTTACCGCCACGCGTTATGGCGTCCGGGTCGCGCACATGGGCGTCTCGCTGGTCGTCATGTTCCCGATGCTCTACACCGATACGTCCGAGTCGTGGAAGCTGACCAACCATCGCCAGCGGCTGGCCATCGTATCGGCCGGCATGATGGCCGAAATGGGCCTGGCGCTTCTGGCCACCCTGGGCTGGAGCATTACCGAAGACGGCGTCATCCGGTCCGCGCTGTTCTTTCTGGCGACCACGTCGTGGATCCTGACGCTCGGGGTCAACGCGAGCCCCTTCATGCGCTTCGATGGCTACTTCGTGCTGTCGGACCTGCTGGACCTGCCCAACCTGCATGCCCGCAGTTCGGCATTCGGCCGCACCTTCGTTCGCCGCCGCCTGCTGGGCTGGGATGAGCCCGCCCCCGAGGTGCTGTCCCCGCGCCTGCAGATGGCCCTGACCGCCTTTGCCCTGACGGTGTGGGTCGTGCGTGCCGTGGTGTTCCTGGGCATTGCCGTTGCCGTCTACCTTTACTTCTTCAAGGCGCTCGGCATCTTCCTGTTCCTTGTCGAGATCTGCTGGTTCATCGTCATGCCAATCTGGTCCGAAATGAAAGTCTGGGCGCGCCGCCGCAGCGAGATCCGTGTCAGCCGCAAACTGATCGCCTTGAGCGTGCTCATGATTGGCATCCTGTTCCTGGCGTTGCCCCTGCCGCATGGCGTCCGGGCACCCGGATGGACGCACGCCGAAAAGACCCTGGCGGTCTATGCGCCGTTTCCGGCCCGCGTGTCGCAGGTGCGCGCGCCCGGCCCGGTCGCGGCGGGCGATGTGCTGCTCACCCTGGAATCGCCGGACACCACCGCGCGAGGCGAACGGTCCGACGCGGCCACCGCCACGCTGTGGGCGCAGCTGCGCCGTGCCGACGCCACCGAAGCCGACGCGGCGCAACGCGGCCTGCTGAGCAGCCGGTTGCGCCAGGAAATGGCCGAACGCGTCAGCGCCACCGAAGAGATGCGGCGGCTGGAACTGATCGCGCCCTTCGCGGGCACCCTGGCCGATCTGGATCCGCTGGTGCAGTCCGGCGCATGGGTCAATCCCACGCAGGCCCTGGGCACGCTGGTCGACGCCCACACCTGGGTCGCCGATGCCTTCGTCAGCCAGGACGCGCTGCGCCACCTGGCCTTGAACGACACGGCCAGTGTGTACGTGGGCAGTACGTTCGAACCCCTGCGCGCCACGGTTATCGGCATCGATACGACGCGCACGCTGGCCTTGCCCGACGACATGCTCGACGCTGCCCATGGCGGACCGATCCGGGTCAGCACCAATAACAAACGCGAAGTGCAGCATGCCCTGTACCGTGTAAGACTGCGCCTGGCCGAGCCGCTGCCCCATCCCCGTACCGCGCTGGTCGACGTGGTCATTCATGGTCAACCCTATGCGATTGCCGCCGACTGGCTGCGCACGCTGGGCAGCGCCATCATCCGGGAAAGCGGGTTCTAG
- a CDS encoding PRC-barrel domain-containing protein yields MAELNSPNTLISSDRVEGTTVYNKVGEKLGSIDHVMIEKRTGQVRYAVLEFGGFLGIGTDRYPLPWNVLEYSTDLDGYVVPLDQAQLENAPRYDTSTAAPEYNEDYAKSVYRHYGTEW; encoded by the coding sequence ATGGCAGAACTCAATTCCCCCAATACCCTGATCTCGTCGGACCGTGTCGAAGGCACCACCGTTTACAACAAGGTGGGAGAAAAGCTAGGTTCGATCGACCACGTGATGATCGAAAAGCGCACCGGCCAGGTTCGTTATGCCGTGCTGGAATTCGGCGGCTTCCTGGGCATCGGCACCGATCGTTATCCGCTGCCCTGGAACGTGCTGGAATACAGCACCGACCTGGACGGCTACGTCGTGCCGCTGGATCAGGCACAGCTGGAAAACGCACCGCGCTACGACACGTCGACCGCGGCGCCGGAATACAACGAAGACTATGCCAAGTCGGTGTATCGCCACTACGGCACCGAGTGGTGA
- a CDS encoding NAD(P)-dependent oxidoreductase, producing MRLLCSDEARKELISAGLLDRPGNTVLLLGMAEASAAQAALVTRDVFGASTDSRLEPHTAEFFDALAHAPALQWVHTYASGLDRPIYRALQSRGVTVTNSAGSNAATVAQTALGGFLYFARALHVARAQQDARTWRSLKHKDIRALDRLDALIVGWGEIGKTLGRYLDALGVHCRVLRQHGEQVSEGWPTATYAAFDTWVADADWVFFVCPLSESTRRLFHQGTIAHLKAERPLNVVNVSRGAVIDNAALQTAHDAGLVRHAYLDVFETEPLATDDPLWKVDDFLLSPHMAGTADGNRAAVIQRFLKQLAERNSAPDRTHRADT from the coding sequence ATGAGACTGCTGTGTTCTGATGAGGCACGCAAAGAACTGATTTCGGCCGGATTGCTGGACCGGCCCGGCAACACGGTGCTACTGCTGGGGATGGCGGAAGCGTCGGCTGCCCAGGCCGCACTTGTCACGCGAGACGTGTTTGGCGCATCCACCGATAGTCGACTCGAACCGCATACGGCTGAATTCTTTGATGCGCTTGCCCACGCGCCTGCCCTGCAATGGGTGCACACCTACGCATCCGGACTTGATCGCCCCATCTACCGTGCATTGCAATCCCGGGGAGTCACCGTCACGAACAGTGCCGGATCCAATGCGGCCACTGTTGCGCAGACCGCCTTAGGCGGCTTCCTGTACTTCGCACGGGCGCTTCATGTCGCCCGTGCGCAGCAGGACGCGCGTACCTGGCGGTCCTTGAAACACAAGGATATTCGCGCTCTGGATCGTCTGGACGCCTTGATCGTCGGTTGGGGCGAAATCGGCAAAACGCTGGGCCGATACCTGGACGCACTGGGCGTGCACTGTCGTGTGCTTCGACAGCACGGCGAGCAGGTGTCGGAGGGGTGGCCCACCGCCACGTACGCGGCGTTCGATACCTGGGTTGCCGATGCAGACTGGGTCTTCTTCGTTTGCCCGTTGTCGGAATCGACGCGCCGGCTGTTCCATCAAGGCACGATCGCCCACCTGAAGGCGGAGCGCCCTTTGAACGTGGTGAACGTCTCGCGCGGTGCAGTCATCGATAATGCCGCGCTTCAGACTGCCCACGACGCTGGTCTGGTAAGACACGCCTATCTGGACGTGTTCGAAACGGAACCGCTAGCCACGGATGATCCGCTCTGGAAGGTCGACGATTTCCTGCTCAGCCCGCACATGGCCGGGACGGCCGACGGCAATCGGGCAGCAGTCATCCAACGCTTCCTGAAGCAACTCGCCGAGCGAAACAGTGCGCCCGACCGCACGCACCGCGCTGATACATAA
- a CDS encoding Bug family tripartite tricarboxylate transporter substrate binding protein, whose amino-acid sequence MKRRDFLGFTLIAGAMATGSVRAAEWPDRPLRFITTSAAGSPLDSMMRVLGKELGDLVGQTVVVENRSGGTGAVGMNLAQNAPADGLTIVSATGSTSFLMAEKDSRFKPDDFIFLRALQTEPSSIAVLKDSPYRTMKDLVDAMKRDPKAVNIGGFASAGFHQYVLYRLQQKAGFSATWVPFQGGNQALLALMGGHLNAAVITPSTASAQVRSGDVRLLGISSAERSAFFKEIPTFREQGYDVVETLWRGVMVVKGTPQPIVDKLVRSLEAVEKRPAWQAFMEENRQDTLPLAQPELQAFIAKEVADRRRFLEALPR is encoded by the coding sequence ATGAAACGCCGCGACTTTCTTGGTTTCACACTGATTGCAGGAGCTATGGCGACCGGCTCGGTACGTGCCGCCGAGTGGCCCGACCGGCCACTGCGTTTCATCACTACGTCAGCGGCGGGTTCGCCGCTCGACAGCATGATGCGGGTACTCGGCAAAGAACTTGGCGACCTGGTCGGGCAGACCGTTGTCGTTGAGAACCGCAGTGGGGGCACAGGCGCCGTAGGGATGAACCTGGCGCAGAATGCGCCGGCAGACGGACTGACCATCGTGTCCGCAACAGGATCTACCTCCTTCCTCATGGCGGAGAAAGACAGCCGCTTCAAGCCGGACGACTTCATCTTTCTTCGGGCCTTGCAAACGGAGCCCTCAAGCATCGCGGTACTGAAGGACAGTCCTTATCGGACCATGAAGGATCTGGTCGACGCCATGAAACGTGATCCCAAGGCCGTCAACATCGGCGGGTTCGCGAGCGCCGGGTTTCATCAATATGTGCTCTATCGTCTGCAACAGAAGGCTGGTTTTTCCGCTACCTGGGTGCCGTTCCAAGGCGGCAATCAAGCCTTGCTGGCGCTGATGGGAGGCCATCTGAATGCCGCCGTGATCACGCCCAGCACGGCAAGCGCGCAAGTCCGCAGCGGCGACGTTCGACTGCTCGGCATCAGCAGTGCAGAGCGAAGTGCATTCTTCAAAGAGATTCCCACGTTCCGCGAGCAGGGATACGACGTCGTAGAGACACTGTGGCGAGGTGTCATGGTGGTCAAGGGAACGCCGCAACCCATCGTGGACAAACTGGTCAGGTCGCTGGAAGCGGTGGAAAAGCGTCCCGCCTGGCAAGCATTCATGGAAGAGAACCGGCAAGACACGCTACCGCTTGCGCAACCGGAGTTGCAGGCGTTCATTGCGAAAGAAGTTGCCGATCGACGCCGGTTTCTTGAGGCGCTGCCAAGGTGA
- a CDS encoding mandelate racemase/muconate lactonizing enzyme family protein, with the protein MKVKAVECLPVHPGWRKNLIFIRIELEDGTVGWGESYSQYDRDEAVAAQARELLRYLVGRDVFNIRYFCQVAFDDYAQRRSSLEFWSALSGIEMAMWDAVGKVVGQPVYRLLGGKTRDKVRVYANGWGYKLKTPDDYARAAEKVVAEGHTALKFDPLPRPWRTYIPSQHIRHAVEVVRAVRDAVGQDVEILLDLHRRLAPVHAIELAKRLEVFEPYWIEEPCQKENMDAIREVRHATTIPIVTGEALYGRGDFRQVFRDRAADIINPDVSNCGGILELLLIAAQAESEMIAVSPHNYNSTLLSLSATVHASACMPNFTITEYFVPFEQFSASVSKQALTPVNGYITVPDAPGLGLDIDEAVLRALPAKPYPTRSLRHSEDDEQATF; encoded by the coding sequence ATGAAAGTCAAAGCCGTCGAATGTCTGCCCGTCCATCCGGGATGGCGCAAAAACCTGATCTTCATCCGCATCGAACTGGAAGATGGCACGGTGGGCTGGGGAGAAAGCTATAGCCAGTACGACCGTGACGAAGCCGTCGCCGCGCAAGCACGCGAACTGCTTCGCTACCTGGTCGGCAGAGACGTTTTCAACATCCGCTACTTCTGCCAAGTCGCCTTCGACGACTACGCCCAACGCAGGTCTTCACTGGAATTCTGGAGCGCGTTGTCGGGCATCGAAATGGCGATGTGGGATGCTGTAGGAAAGGTGGTCGGACAGCCGGTCTACCGCCTGCTGGGCGGCAAGACGCGTGACAAGGTCCGCGTCTATGCCAACGGCTGGGGCTACAAGCTGAAGACGCCCGATGACTACGCCCGCGCCGCGGAAAAAGTCGTTGCCGAAGGCCACACCGCCTTGAAGTTCGATCCGCTGCCGCGGCCGTGGCGCACCTACATACCAAGCCAGCACATCCGGCATGCTGTGGAGGTGGTGCGCGCCGTGCGCGACGCAGTCGGTCAGGATGTCGAAATCCTGCTCGATCTGCACCGTCGGCTTGCACCGGTCCATGCCATCGAGTTGGCCAAGCGCCTGGAGGTGTTCGAACCCTACTGGATCGAAGAACCGTGCCAGAAGGAAAACATGGACGCGATACGTGAAGTTCGCCATGCCACCACGATCCCGATCGTGACGGGTGAGGCGCTTTACGGCCGGGGTGACTTCAGACAGGTGTTTCGCGACCGCGCCGCCGACATCATCAATCCTGATGTGTCGAATTGCGGAGGCATTCTTGAGCTGCTGTTGATCGCCGCGCAGGCGGAGTCTGAAATGATTGCGGTGTCGCCTCACAACTACAACTCGACCCTGCTTTCGCTGTCTGCGACGGTGCATGCCTCAGCCTGCATGCCCAACTTCACGATCACTGAATATTTCGTCCCGTTTGAGCAATTCTCCGCCAGCGTGTCGAAACAGGCCCTCACCCCCGTCAATGGGTACATCACCGTCCCGGACGCGCCGGGTCTGGGTCTGGATATCGACGAAGCGGTGTTGCGCGCGCTGCCGGCCAAGCCTTATCCGACGCGGAGCCTGCGCCACAGCGAAGACGACGAGCAAGCCACTTTCTGA
- a CDS encoding LysR family transcriptional regulator has product MAKHLDVRHLKAVLATAEAGSLHRAAAILHTSQPALSRLLREAEERLGQVLFERTAKGSRVTAAGALVEQVARRVTSDIARLGDLTDKAAWKLRVGCIPRALGSVMPRLLHAPPELLGNVEIDLQEDDSPTLSALLQRGALDIAILTPPAEHLPDILYRRFYMDRNVFVSGRTKALGHDHPLTVDDLARHPFVAPAAGTPSRAEFDHYWLQHAVQPPVCRMAARTYDAIASVLPGTQLLSVMPQQVAQRHVRGGTLRILEVAIPLPERPIHIAWSVHALQPITDQVIERLLPLRRDDNGPKR; this is encoded by the coding sequence ATGGCTAAACACCTTGATGTACGGCACCTGAAAGCAGTGCTTGCCACCGCCGAAGCAGGATCGTTGCATCGCGCAGCAGCGATTCTTCACACCTCTCAGCCGGCCTTGTCCCGCTTGCTTCGCGAAGCGGAAGAACGTCTGGGACAAGTCCTTTTCGAGAGAACCGCAAAAGGTAGCAGGGTGACTGCCGCGGGCGCGCTGGTTGAGCAGGTGGCACGCCGGGTAACGTCCGACATTGCCCGGCTTGGTGATCTGACCGACAAAGCTGCCTGGAAACTGAGAGTGGGATGCATCCCACGTGCGTTGGGTTCTGTGATGCCGCGTCTGCTGCACGCCCCCCCGGAACTGCTCGGCAACGTCGAGATCGACTTGCAAGAAGATGACAGCCCCACCCTCAGCGCGTTGTTGCAACGCGGGGCGCTGGACATTGCCATCCTGACGCCGCCCGCAGAGCACCTGCCTGACATTCTCTACCGGCGCTTCTACATGGATCGCAATGTGTTTGTATCGGGTCGCACGAAGGCGCTGGGGCATGATCACCCGTTGACCGTCGACGATCTGGCAAGGCATCCCTTTGTTGCGCCGGCGGCCGGCACCCCATCTCGGGCGGAGTTTGACCACTACTGGCTTCAGCACGCCGTACAGCCTCCGGTGTGCCGGATGGCAGCACGGACCTACGACGCCATCGCCAGCGTGCTGCCAGGCACGCAATTGCTGTCCGTCATGCCGCAACAGGTCGCGCAGCGGCACGTGCGCGGCGGTACGCTGAGAATCCTTGAGGTGGCCATTCCGCTGCCTGAGCGCCCGATACATATTGCGTGGTCCGTGCATGCCCTGCAGCCGATTACCGATCAAGTCATCGAGCGGCTGCTTCCACTTCGAAGAGACGACAACGGGCCGAAGCGCTGA